One window of Impatiens glandulifera unplaced genomic scaffold, dImpGla2.1, whole genome shotgun sequence genomic DNA carries:
- the LOC124917721 gene encoding uncharacterized protein LOC124917721, whose translation MAPLKLSMGRSAELPCIGMKLGKGRSPCKGIIRFGKKGKLNPRYIGPYEILEAVGEVAYRLALPPSLAAVHNYEEVQLAKDLSYEERPTQILARQTRKLRNKEVNMVKVLWHNSSVEESTWEVEQDMQQNYPELFRK comes from the exons ATGGCACCTTTGAAGCTCTCTATGGGAAGAAGTGCAGAACTCCCCTGCATTGGGATGAAGTTGGGGAAAGGGC GTTCTCCTTGCAAGGGTATCATTCGGTTTGGAAAGAAGGGAAAATTGAATCCAAGATATATAGGGCCTTATGAGATTCTGGAGGCAGTTGGTGAAGTTGCATATAGATTAGCATTGCCTCCAAGCCTTGCTGCTGTTCACAAT TATGAAGAAGTTCAGTTAGCAAAGGACCTATCTTATGAGGAGAGACCAACCCAAATCCTGGCCAGGCAAACCAGAAAGTTAAGAAATAAAGAAGTAAATATGGTCAAGGTGCTTTGGCACAATAGTTCAGTAGAAGAATCCACCTGGGAAGTAGAACAGGATATGCAACAGAACTATCCTGAACTGTTCCGTAAGTAA